A single region of the Streptomyces sp. NBC_00425 genome encodes:
- a CDS encoding SAM-dependent methyltransferase, giving the protein MSGPGRLDTSVAHNARVWNYWIGGKDNYEVDRGVGEHVAGMFPLIREIARADRWFLGQAVRFLAEERGVRQFLDIGTGLPTADNTHEIAQRIAPESRIVYVDNDPIVLAHARTLLTGTAQGRTDYIDADVHDPAAILERAGRSLDFTRPVAVMMLGILNFVLDVEAARDIVRRVMADVPAGSFLVLTHPTHDSEVGGEGQIPAMKFWNENAKPPITARSGAEIAAFFDGLELLEPGLVSCSRWRGTADSLAVVPQYGAVAVKP; this is encoded by the coding sequence GTGAGCGGGCCGGGACGGCTGGACACCAGCGTGGCGCACAACGCGCGGGTGTGGAACTACTGGATCGGCGGCAAGGACAACTACGAGGTCGACCGGGGTGTCGGCGAGCACGTCGCCGGGATGTTCCCGCTCATCCGGGAGATCGCCCGCGCGGACCGCTGGTTCCTCGGACAGGCGGTGCGGTTCCTCGCCGAGGAGCGCGGCGTACGGCAGTTCCTCGACATCGGCACCGGGCTGCCGACGGCGGACAACACCCATGAGATCGCCCAGCGCATCGCGCCGGAGTCGCGGATCGTCTACGTCGACAACGACCCCATCGTCCTCGCGCACGCCCGCACGCTGCTGACCGGCACCGCGCAGGGCCGCACCGACTACATCGACGCGGACGTGCACGACCCGGCCGCGATCCTCGAACGCGCGGGCCGCTCCCTGGACTTCACGCGGCCGGTCGCGGTGATGATGCTGGGCATCCTGAACTTCGTCCTGGACGTCGAGGCGGCCCGGGACATCGTCCGGCGGGTCATGGCCGACGTCCCGGCCGGCAGCTTCCTGGTCCTGACGCACCCCACCCACGACAGCGAGGTGGGCGGCGAGGGCCAGATCCCCGCGATGAAGTTCTGGAACGAGAACGCCAAGCCGCCGATCACCGCCCGCAGCGGCGCGGAGATCGCCGCGTTCTTCGACGGTCTGGAACTGCTGGAACCGGGCCTGGTGTCGTGCTCGCGCTGGCGCGGCACGGCCGACTCCCTCGCGGTGGTGCCGCAGTACGGCGCGGTCGCCGTGAAACCCTGA
- a CDS encoding glutamine synthetase family protein → MTTLADPVPGGRPGDVERATALGGELAAAGVHGVVLAYVDTAGIGRVKAVPTGRLASATAWGVGMSPVFDTFLANDAIVTTDVLGSPDGDLRLYPDLDRLVVLAGQPGWAWAPVDRVTQDGDRHPGCSRTFLRHVVADAARAHGLAFRAAVEIEWAVGLDSAPAGEFVPAAGGPAYGATRQVELSEYTADLLAACAAQGVDVEQIHPEYAPGQFEISVGALDPVAAADRSVLVRQTVRAVARRHGLRVSFSPAVVAKGVGNGGHVHLSAWRDGVNLHAGGDRRHGMTADAEAFAAGVLARLPALTAVTAPSPASALRLRPSQWAGVFTAWGLETRECALRLVRGTAGRRAEQANLEVKPVDLAANPYLALGCLIAAGLDGVASGAVLPEESTGDPVRLGAGEAAARGVRRLPSSLAGAVAEFRADEVLRAALGPVLADAVAAVRQGEIDAVDGLDDDQVAAAYRWVY, encoded by the coding sequence ATGACCACCCTTGCCGATCCCGTCCCCGGCGGGCGTCCCGGGGACGTCGAGCGGGCGACCGCGCTCGGCGGGGAGCTGGCCGCGGCGGGCGTGCACGGCGTCGTGCTGGCCTACGTCGACACCGCGGGGATCGGCAGGGTGAAGGCGGTCCCCACGGGCAGGCTGGCCTCGGCGACGGCCTGGGGCGTCGGGATGTCGCCGGTGTTCGACACGTTCCTGGCGAACGACGCCATCGTCACGACCGACGTGCTGGGCTCGCCCGACGGCGATCTGCGCCTCTACCCGGACCTCGACCGGCTGGTCGTTCTGGCCGGTCAGCCCGGCTGGGCGTGGGCGCCGGTCGACCGCGTCACCCAGGACGGCGACCGTCATCCGGGCTGCTCCCGCACGTTCCTGCGCCACGTCGTGGCGGACGCGGCCCGTGCGCACGGTCTCGCCTTCCGGGCGGCCGTCGAGATCGAGTGGGCGGTCGGCCTGGACTCCGCGCCCGCCGGCGAGTTCGTCCCGGCCGCCGGCGGACCGGCGTACGGCGCGACGCGGCAGGTCGAGCTGAGCGAGTACACCGCCGACCTGCTGGCCGCGTGCGCGGCGCAGGGCGTCGACGTCGAGCAGATCCATCCCGAGTACGCGCCCGGCCAGTTCGAGATCTCCGTCGGCGCTCTCGACCCGGTGGCCGCGGCCGACCGCAGCGTCCTCGTCCGCCAGACCGTGCGGGCGGTGGCCCGCCGGCACGGGCTGCGGGTCTCCTTCTCCCCCGCGGTCGTCGCGAAGGGCGTCGGCAACGGCGGCCATGTGCATCTCTCCGCGTGGCGGGACGGCGTGAACCTGCACGCGGGCGGCGACCGCCGGCACGGCATGACGGCCGACGCCGAGGCGTTCGCCGCGGGCGTCCTGGCCCGCCTCCCGGCGCTGACGGCGGTGACCGCGCCCAGCCCGGCGAGTGCTCTGCGGCTGCGGCCCTCACAGTGGGCGGGGGTGTTCACCGCGTGGGGTCTGGAGACCCGCGAGTGCGCGCTGCGCCTGGTGCGGGGTACCGCGGGCCGGCGTGCGGAGCAGGCGAACCTGGAGGTCAAGCCGGTCGACCTGGCCGCCAACCCGTATCTGGCCCTCGGCTGCCTCATCGCGGCCGGGCTGGACGGGGTGGCTTCGGGCGCGGTGCTGCCCGAGGAGAGCACCGGGGACCCGGTGCGGCTCGGCGCCGGGGAGGCCGCGGCCCGGGGGGTGCGCCGGCTGCCGTCCTCGCTCGCGGGGGCCGTCGCCGAGTTCCGGGCCGACGAGGTGCTGCGCGCCGCCCTCGGCCCGGTCCTCGCCGACGCGGTGGCCGCCGTGCGGCAGGGCGAGATCGACGCCGTCGACGGGCTCGACGACGACCAGGTGGCCGCCGCGTACCGCTGGGTGTACTGA
- a CDS encoding amidohydrolase family protein, translated as MAGRPVHEALAELRLVDHHCHGVVTDPLDRPGFEALLTEGDLWPGFSTFDTPVGVAVRRHCAPLLDLDPHAPADAYLTRRAALGPQEVNRRFLQACRTGVFCVDTGFAPHRVTTPAELATAAKPAVALEIVRLEAVAEAVAARGVDADGYADAFRAAALDAVRRPGVVGVKSVAAYRTGFDLDPVRPTDADVTRAARRWAACGGRLADPVLMRHLLWTAVDLGLPLQLHTGFGDNDIRLHRVDPTHLTDWLHLIAGTIPVLLLHCWPYQRQAAYLAAVFEQVYLDVGLTLHHVGPVRARAVLEEALEITPFRKLLYSSDAYGVSEFYWLGALAFRRGLGDLLQDRVDAGELSLPDALRLAHRAGADNARRVYRLPDGH; from the coding sequence ATGGCCGGCCGGCCGGTCCACGAGGCGCTGGCGGAACTGCGGCTGGTCGACCACCACTGCCATGGTGTGGTCACCGACCCGCTGGACCGGCCGGGTTTCGAGGCGCTGCTGACCGAGGGGGACCTCTGGCCGGGGTTCTCCACGTTCGACACGCCCGTCGGTGTGGCGGTGCGCCGCCACTGTGCGCCCCTGCTCGACCTCGACCCGCACGCCCCCGCCGACGCCTATCTGACCCGGCGCGCCGCACTGGGCCCGCAGGAGGTGAACCGGCGGTTCCTCCAGGCCTGCCGAACCGGTGTGTTCTGCGTCGACACCGGGTTCGCCCCGCACCGCGTCACCACGCCCGCCGAGCTGGCCACGGCCGCAAAACCGGCGGTCGCGCTCGAGATCGTGCGGCTGGAGGCGGTCGCCGAGGCCGTCGCCGCGCGGGGCGTCGACGCCGACGGGTACGCCGACGCGTTCCGGGCGGCCGCGCTGGACGCGGTCCGGCGGCCGGGCGTGGTGGGGGTCAAGTCGGTGGCCGCCTACCGGACCGGGTTCGACCTCGACCCGGTCCGGCCCACGGACGCCGACGTCACCCGGGCCGCCCGGCGCTGGGCGGCGTGCGGCGGACGGCTGGCGGACCCGGTGCTGATGCGGCATCTGCTGTGGACGGCGGTCGATCTGGGGCTGCCGCTGCAACTGCACACCGGCTTCGGCGACAACGACATCCGGCTGCACCGGGTGGATCCGACGCATCTCACGGACTGGCTGCACCTCATCGCGGGCACCATCCCTGTGCTGCTCCTGCACTGCTGGCCCTACCAGCGGCAAGCCGCCTACCTGGCCGCGGTGTTCGAGCAGGTGTACCTGGACGTGGGGCTCACCCTGCATCATGTGGGTCCCGTGCGAGCGCGGGCGGTCCTGGAGGAGGCGCTGGAGATCACACCGTTCCGCAAACTGCTCTACAGCTCGGACGCCTATGGTGTGTCGGAGTTCTACTGGCTCGGCGCGCTGGCCTTCCGCCGGGGTCTCGGAGACCTGCTCCAGGACCGGGTGGACGCGGGTGAACTGAGCCTTCCCGACGCGCTGCGCCTGGCGCACCGGGCCGGAGCCGACAACGCCCGCCGGGTCTACCGGCTTCCCGACGGACACTGA
- a CDS encoding NUDIX hydrolase family protein — protein MSDLTETTPGWLSSDELEMARARMPILYVEAVPVRVDDSGEVTSVGLLLRIGPDGNVNRTLVSGRVLHHERVRDALLRHLEKDLGPVALPRVPTSLQPFTVAEYFPTQGLTPYHDPRQHAVSLAYIVPVTGDCRPRQDALDLVWFSPQEAASLAVQSEMPGGHGFLLRQALAHVGLSAS, from the coding sequence ATGTCTGACTTGACCGAGACCACACCGGGTTGGCTGAGCTCCGACGAGCTCGAGATGGCACGCGCCCGTATGCCGATCCTGTACGTCGAGGCCGTGCCCGTGCGCGTCGACGACAGCGGCGAAGTCACCAGCGTCGGCCTGCTGCTGCGGATAGGGCCGGACGGCAATGTCAACCGGACTCTGGTGTCCGGCCGCGTCCTGCACCACGAACGCGTCCGGGACGCCCTGCTGCGCCACCTAGAGAAGGACCTCGGCCCGGTGGCGCTGCCCCGGGTGCCGACCTCGCTCCAGCCGTTCACGGTGGCCGAGTACTTCCCGACGCAGGGCCTCACCCCGTACCACGACCCGCGTCAGCACGCCGTGTCGCTGGCTTACATCGTGCCGGTGACGGGTGACTGCCGGCCCCGGCAGGACGCGCTGGACCTTGTGTGGTTCAGCCCGCAGGAGGCCGCCTCCCTGGCGGTGCAGAGCGAGATGCCCGGCGGGCACGGGTTCCTGCTCCGGCAGGCCCTGGCCCACGTGGGCCTCTCGGCCTCCTGA
- a CDS encoding CU044_2847 family protein, giving the protein MAIAEFLLEDGSAVLVRVSEESAQSSVLTRGASPSTVIEKAEGTFESVMRAVRGVAHGVAAQMKEFPQRPDALVVQFGVELNAQAGAIVTAVGASAQLTVSLTWNKP; this is encoded by the coding sequence ATGGCGATTGCAGAGTTCCTGCTAGAGGACGGCAGCGCAGTCCTGGTCCGGGTCTCCGAGGAGTCGGCGCAGAGTTCCGTGCTCACCCGGGGAGCGTCGCCGTCCACCGTGATCGAGAAAGCCGAGGGCACCTTCGAGTCCGTCATGCGGGCCGTGCGGGGGGTTGCCCATGGGGTGGCCGCGCAGATGAAGGAATTTCCGCAACGGCCGGACGCGCTTGTGGTGCAATTCGGCGTCGAGTTGAACGCGCAGGCAGGGGCGATCGTCACGGCGGTCGGCGCGTCGGCTCAGCTGACCGTCAGCCTCACCTGGAACAAGCCCTGA
- a CDS encoding CHAT domain-containing WD40 repeat protein codes for MSEAPDGYRIDVTSPAGEDTLVAAIDAHELLERLPSLEAAVLGSAAHSRSIGTGMELPAMEVGGTLFESVFQSGIKALYLSSRQKAQEHGQRLRMVLRVRSPELAALPWELLYDEKLGGYLCLHHPVIRHVEMLEPVAPLRVEPPLSILGMVSLPGALTPLEAETEQEGLSTALKPLIDEGRVRLDWVGGGTKQDLFNALFAGCHIFHFIGHGKFDDQRRQGMLVFSDEQGRESPLHAEALGSLISVADPSPRLVVLNSCETGTSHARDLFSSTAAKLEYTVPAVVAMQFAVTDKAAVLFSRAFYQALAANRPVDEAVRTGRIALRADKDDSLECFTPVLYQRSGDARLFDFTSLRKPTPPQTVVEQLNGEEHDTQAEPPTPKTDRSVPRTSQSVPHTGRRAPQADRPAEPSHASRPPTAPSPDLTPRQEIDTGHWVVSMAVHPSGRLFATGSRKLVRVWDVITGQPTWQRRLGGWSTMVNALAFSPGGDSLAIGSTDNLARVWKMTTEASPLKFTHRHFVNTVAYDRSGRLLATGSADATACVWDLCTGSRVLSLRHARAVKALAFSPDGCLLLTGSEDRNAYIWDTETGRQEAQIKHGDFVLGVAFSPDGRTVATCSQDHTAQVSDTQTWTPLFRVEHQGGLRAVAFSPDSSMIATGSEDGAVRVWRTESGQSLLALKYNRSVNAVAFSPDGRFLISAGEDKVVHSVRVPEADR; via the coding sequence ATGAGCGAAGCGCCCGACGGCTACCGTATCGACGTGACGTCGCCGGCCGGCGAGGACACCCTGGTCGCCGCCATCGACGCGCACGAGTTGCTGGAGCGGCTGCCCTCTCTGGAAGCCGCAGTCCTGGGGTCCGCCGCCCACTCGCGGAGTATAGGAACCGGGATGGAACTGCCCGCCATGGAGGTCGGCGGCACCCTGTTCGAGTCCGTGTTCCAGAGCGGGATCAAGGCGCTCTACTTGTCCAGCAGACAGAAGGCGCAGGAACACGGTCAGCGGCTGCGCATGGTCCTCCGGGTCCGTTCCCCGGAACTCGCCGCACTGCCCTGGGAGCTTCTGTACGACGAGAAGCTGGGCGGCTATCTGTGCCTGCACCACCCGGTCATCCGCCACGTGGAGATGCTGGAGCCGGTCGCCCCCCTGCGCGTGGAGCCTCCGCTGAGCATCCTCGGGATGGTGTCCCTGCCAGGTGCGCTCACCCCGCTGGAGGCCGAGACCGAACAGGAAGGACTGAGCACCGCGCTCAAGCCGCTCATCGACGAGGGAAGGGTGCGGCTCGACTGGGTGGGCGGCGGAACCAAACAGGATCTCTTCAACGCCCTGTTCGCCGGCTGTCACATCTTCCACTTCATCGGCCATGGAAAGTTCGACGATCAACGACGGCAGGGGATGCTCGTCTTTTCCGACGAACAGGGCAGGGAGTCGCCCCTGCACGCGGAGGCGCTCGGCTCGCTCATCAGCGTCGCCGACCCCTCCCCCCGCCTCGTCGTGCTCAACAGTTGCGAGACGGGAACCTCCCACGCTCGCGATCTGTTCTCCAGCACGGCGGCCAAGCTGGAGTACACGGTTCCGGCCGTGGTCGCCATGCAGTTCGCGGTGACCGACAAGGCGGCCGTGCTCTTCTCCCGGGCCTTCTACCAGGCCCTAGCGGCCAACCGGCCGGTCGACGAGGCGGTCCGCACGGGCCGTATCGCGCTGCGGGCGGACAAGGACGACAGCCTGGAGTGCTTCACGCCCGTCCTCTACCAGCGCAGTGGCGACGCCCGCCTCTTCGACTTCACGTCTCTGCGGAAACCCACACCCCCGCAGACCGTGGTCGAGCAGCTCAACGGGGAGGAGCACGACACGCAGGCCGAGCCGCCCACCCCGAAGACCGACCGGTCCGTTCCCCGGACCAGCCAGTCCGTTCCGCACACCGGTCGGCGCGCCCCGCAGGCCGACCGGCCCGCCGAACCCTCACACGCATCCCGGCCGCCCACGGCTCCCTCCCCGGATCTCACGCCGCGGCAGGAGATCGACACCGGGCACTGGGTGGTGAGCATGGCCGTCCATCCTTCCGGGCGGCTGTTTGCCACCGGCTCCCGCAAACTCGTCCGGGTCTGGGACGTGATCACCGGCCAGCCGACCTGGCAGCGCCGACTCGGCGGGTGGAGCACGATGGTCAACGCCCTTGCCTTCAGCCCCGGCGGTGACAGCCTGGCGATCGGCAGCACGGACAATCTCGCCCGCGTCTGGAAGATGACGACCGAGGCCAGCCCCCTGAAGTTCACTCACCGCCATTTCGTCAACACGGTGGCCTACGACAGGAGCGGGCGGCTCCTGGCGACCGGGAGCGCCGATGCCACAGCCTGCGTGTGGGATCTCTGCACGGGCAGCCGTGTCCTGTCCCTGCGCCACGCCCGGGCCGTAAAGGCCCTGGCGTTCAGCCCGGACGGGTGCCTCCTGCTCACGGGATCCGAGGACAGGAACGCCTACATCTGGGACACGGAGACGGGTCGGCAAGAGGCACAGATCAAGCACGGGGATTTCGTCCTCGGTGTCGCCTTCTCGCCGGACGGGCGGACGGTCGCCACCTGCAGCCAGGACCACACCGCTCAGGTCAGCGATACGCAGACCTGGACCCCGCTCTTCCGCGTGGAGCACCAGGGCGGTCTACGGGCCGTGGCCTTCAGTCCCGACAGCAGCATGATCGCCACCGGAAGCGAGGACGGAGCGGTCCGCGTGTGGCGGACCGAATCGGGGCAATCACTGCTCGCCCTCAAGTACAACC